A genomic segment from Sphingomonas oryzagri encodes:
- a CDS encoding glycoside hydrolase family 27 protein has product MASAAAPVAARARIAGAPPLLAPRPPMGWNSWNSFATTITEAQARETAAIMAEKLLPFGYDVFTVDIQWYEPGASGYDYHAVAQPTLDGHGRLLPAPNRFPSSMGDKGFAPLAAYVHGLGMKFGIHLMRGIPRLAMQRNLPILGTPYRAADIADTASICPWNPDMFGVDMRKPGAQAYYDSVFALYAGWGVDFVKMDDMSRPYDAHAPEIEAAHTAIRRCGRPIVLSLSPGETPVPRAEHVRRFAQMWRISDDFWDDWAMLKAQFVRLENWNAWRVPGGWPDADMLPLGRLALGARDTRFTPDEQRTLMTLWVIARSPLIMGGDLRHLDAATLALLTNREVIAVNQASTANRPHFVEDGTHIWSARPEGGGNERYLALFNAADTPKTVGIALGELGLGGPVQARDLWTGATGRASGRIERHLPPHGATLLRLT; this is encoded by the coding sequence ATGGCGAGCGCGGCGGCGCCGGTCGCGGCACGGGCCAGGATCGCGGGGGCGCCTCCCCTGCTCGCCCCGCGCCCGCCGATGGGCTGGAACAGCTGGAACAGCTTCGCCACCACCATCACCGAGGCGCAGGCTCGCGAGACCGCCGCGATCATGGCGGAAAAGCTGCTGCCCTTCGGCTACGACGTCTTCACCGTCGACATCCAGTGGTACGAGCCGGGCGCCTCCGGATACGATTACCACGCCGTCGCGCAACCGACGCTGGATGGCCATGGCCGCCTGCTGCCCGCGCCCAACCGCTTTCCCTCGAGCATGGGAGACAAGGGCTTCGCGCCGCTCGCCGCCTATGTCCACGGCCTCGGCATGAAGTTCGGCATCCACCTGATGCGCGGCATCCCGCGCCTCGCCATGCAGCGCAACCTGCCCATCCTCGGAACGCCCTACCGCGCGGCCGACATCGCCGACACGGCGAGCATCTGCCCGTGGAACCCCGACATGTTCGGCGTCGACATGCGCAAGCCCGGCGCGCAGGCTTATTATGACAGCGTGTTCGCGCTGTACGCCGGCTGGGGCGTCGATTTCGTCAAGATGGACGACATGAGCCGCCCCTATGACGCCCACGCGCCGGAGATCGAGGCCGCCCATACCGCCATCCGGCGCTGCGGCCGGCCGATCGTCCTCAGCCTCTCGCCGGGCGAGACGCCGGTGCCACGTGCGGAGCATGTCCGCCGCTTCGCGCAGATGTGGCGGATATCGGACGATTTCTGGGACGATTGGGCGATGCTCAAGGCCCAGTTCGTGCGGCTGGAAAACTGGAATGCGTGGCGCGTGCCGGGCGGCTGGCCCGATGCGGACATGCTGCCGCTCGGCCGCCTCGCGCTCGGCGCGCGCGACACCCGCTTCACGCCCGACGAGCAGCGTACGCTGATGACGCTGTGGGTGATCGCCCGCTCGCCGCTGATCATGGGCGGGGATCTGCGCCACCTCGACGCGGCGACGCTGGCGCTGCTCACCAATCGCGAGGTGATCGCGGTCAATCAGGCGAGCACCGCCAACCGCCCGCACTTCGTCGAGGACGGGACGCACATCTGGTCGGCCCGGCCTGAGGGCGGCGGGAACGAGCGCTATCTGGCGCTGTTCAATGCCGCCGACACGCCCAAGACCGTCGGCATCGCACTCGGCGAACTCGGCCTCGGCGGGCCGGTGCAGGCGCGCGACCTGTGGACGGGCGCGACCGGCCGGGCGAGCGGTCGGATCGAGCGCCACCTGCCGCCGCACGGCGCGACGCTCCTGCGCCTGACTTGA
- a CDS encoding IlvD/Edd family dehydratase has protein sequence MSGSLKPMPDPVTSRPLRSRAWFDNPDNIDMTSLYLERYLNFGLSLEELRSGKPIIGIAQTGSDLSPCNRHHLVLAERVREGIREAGGIAIEFPVHPIQETGKRPTAGLDRNLAYMALVELLYGYPLDGVVLTVGCDKTTPAMLMAAATVNIPAIALSVGPMLNGWHKGERTGSGTIVWKARQMLAAGEIDEAGFIKLVASSAPSTGYCNTMGTATTMNSLAEALGMQLPGSAAIPAPYRDRQEISYRTGLRIVDMVREDLKPSDILTREAFLNAIVVNSAIGGSTNAPIHLAAIARHVGADLELKDWETHGHKVPLLVNLQPAGEYLGEDYYRAGGVPAVVAQLMKQGLIHEDAITANGRSIGENCRDATIEDEKVIRPLERPLREAAGFIVLSGNLFDAAIMKTSVIDDEFRNRYLSNPDDPDAFEGPAIVFDGPEDYHHRIDDPALNITPETLMFMRGAGPIGYPGAAEVVNMRPPAYLIREGVHALPCIGDGRQSGTSGSPSILNASPEAAAMGGLALIRTGDRVRIDLRKGSADVLIPNEELAERRRALVEAGGYAYPASQTPWQEMQRAVVGQMNTGAILEGSEKYQRIAQTQGVPRDNH, from the coding sequence TTGTCCGGAAGTTTGAAACCGATGCCCGATCCCGTGACCTCCCGCCCGCTCCGTTCGCGCGCGTGGTTCGACAATCCCGACAATATCGACATGACCTCGCTCTATCTGGAGCGTTATCTCAATTTCGGGCTGAGCCTGGAGGAACTGCGGTCGGGCAAGCCGATCATCGGCATCGCGCAGACCGGATCGGATCTGTCGCCGTGCAACCGCCATCACCTCGTGCTGGCCGAGCGCGTGCGGGAGGGCATCCGCGAGGCGGGCGGCATCGCGATCGAATTCCCGGTCCACCCCATTCAGGAGACCGGCAAGCGCCCGACGGCGGGCCTCGACCGCAACCTCGCCTACATGGCGCTGGTCGAATTGCTCTACGGCTATCCGCTCGACGGCGTGGTGCTGACGGTCGGCTGCGACAAGACGACACCGGCCATGCTGATGGCGGCGGCGACCGTGAACATTCCGGCGATCGCATTGTCGGTCGGCCCGATGCTCAACGGCTGGCACAAGGGCGAGCGCACCGGCTCCGGCACCATCGTCTGGAAGGCGCGCCAGATGCTGGCGGCCGGCGAGATCGACGAGGCGGGCTTTATCAAGCTCGTCGCCTCCTCGGCGCCGTCGACCGGCTATTGCAACACGATGGGCACCGCGACGACGATGAATTCGCTGGCCGAGGCGCTGGGTATGCAGCTGCCCGGATCCGCCGCGATCCCCGCGCCCTATCGTGACCGGCAGGAGATTTCCTACCGCACCGGCCTGCGCATCGTCGACATGGTGCGCGAGGATCTGAAGCCCTCCGACATCCTGACCCGTGAGGCGTTCCTCAACGCGATCGTGGTCAATTCGGCGATCGGCGGATCGACCAACGCGCCGATCCACCTCGCCGCTATCGCCCGCCATGTCGGCGCCGATCTGGAACTGAAGGATTGGGAGACGCACGGCCACAAGGTGCCGCTGCTCGTTAATCTTCAGCCCGCCGGCGAATATCTCGGCGAGGATTATTATCGCGCGGGTGGCGTGCCCGCCGTGGTGGCGCAGCTGATGAAGCAGGGCCTGATCCACGAGGATGCGATCACCGCCAACGGCAGGTCGATCGGCGAGAATTGCCGCGACGCGACGATCGAGGACGAGAAGGTGATCCGCCCGCTCGAACGCCCGTTGAGGGAGGCGGCCGGCTTCATCGTGCTCTCCGGCAATCTTTTCGACGCCGCGATCATGAAGACCAGCGTGATCGATGACGAGTTCCGCAACCGCTACCTCTCCAACCCCGACGATCCCGATGCGTTCGAGGGGCCGGCGATCGTGTTCGACGGGCCGGAGGATTATCACCACCGCATCGACGATCCGGCGCTCAACATCACGCCGGAAACGCTGATGTTCATGCGCGGCGCCGGGCCGATTGGCTATCCGGGCGCGGCGGAGGTGGTGAACATGCGGCCGCCCGCCTACCTGATCCGCGAGGGCGTCCATGCGCTGCCCTGCATCGGCGACGGTCGCCAGTCCGGCACGTCCGGCTCGCCCTCGATCCTCAACGCCTCGCCGGAAGCGGCGGCGATGGGCGGCCTCGCGCTGATCCGCACCGGGGACAGGGTGCGCATCGATCTGCGCAAGGGCAGTGCCGACGTGCTGATCCCCAACGAGGAGCTGGCCGAACGCCGCCGCGCGCTGGTCGAGGCGGGGGGCTATGCCTATCCGGCCTCGCAGACGCCGTGGCAGGAGATGCAGCGCGCTGTCGTCGGCCAGATGAACACCGGCGCGATCCTTGAAGGATCCGAAAAGTATCAGCGCATCGCCCAGACGCAGGGCGTGCCCCGCGACAACCACTGA
- a CDS encoding FadR/GntR family transcriptional regulator, whose product MRIHGSIAHDLGVAIVTGHYKPGDTLSGEIEFSEQLNVSRSAYREAVRMLAAKGLVESRPKAGTRVSDRSRWNLLDPDVLAWAFEGEPSEDFIRDLFELRMIVEPAAAELAARRREGADLARMGHALEEMARHGLATAAGQAADQLFHHTILQATRNAPLISLASSIEAAVGWTTIFKQRRRKLPRDPLPDHRVLFEAIADADADAARSAMTDLVRLAQEDTELSLRD is encoded by the coding sequence ATGCGCATCCACGGATCGATCGCCCACGACCTCGGCGTCGCAATCGTCACGGGACATTACAAACCGGGCGACACGCTCTCCGGCGAGATCGAATTCTCCGAGCAGCTGAACGTCTCGCGCAGCGCCTATCGCGAGGCGGTGCGGATGCTCGCCGCCAAGGGGCTGGTGGAGAGCCGCCCCAAGGCGGGCACGCGTGTCTCCGATCGCAGCCGCTGGAACCTGCTCGATCCCGACGTGCTCGCCTGGGCGTTCGAGGGCGAGCCGAGCGAGGATTTCATCCGCGACCTGTTCGAGCTGCGCATGATCGTGGAGCCGGCCGCCGCCGAACTTGCCGCGCGCCGCCGCGAGGGCGCCGACCTCGCCCGCATGGGGCACGCGCTGGAGGAGATGGCGCGCCACGGCCTCGCCACGGCGGCGGGTCAGGCGGCCGACCAGCTCTTCCACCACACCATCCTGCAGGCGACGCGCAACGCGCCGCTGATCTCGCTCGCCAGTTCGATCGAGGCGGCGGTGGGCTGGACGACGATCTTCAAGCAGCGCCGCCGCAAGCTGCCGCGCGATCCGCTGCCCGATCACCGCGTGCTGTTCGAGGCGATCGCCGACGCCGATGCCGATGCCGCGCGTTCGGCGATGACGGATCTCGTCCGCCTCGCGCAGGAAGACACCGAACTCTCGCTGAGGGACTGA
- a CDS encoding alpha-N-arabinofuranosidase, whose protein sequence is MLDRLSRRVAGFMLGCAMPLAAMAQAPAATVTLHADQPGPRYDRQIFGQFAEHLGHGIYGGVWVGKGSPIPNIDGYRKDVIDALREIKVPVVRWPGGCFADEYHWRDGIGPAKARKVSINTHWGGVTEPNSFGTHEYMGFMDLLGAQAYVAGNVGDASPAEMAEWVEYMTSPTGSTLAKERAANGHPAPWKVPYFGIGNELWGCGGNMRPEYAADVTRRYATFVKAPADQKIMKIASGPNIDDYHWTDVMMRETGKMIDGISLHYYTFPGSWEDKGSATQFDEHAWASTLAHTWKMDELLTKHSEIMDKYDPAKRVWLVVDEWGTWYDVEPGTNPGFLYQQNTLRDALVAAINLNIFAKHADRVKMTSIAQMVNVLQAMLLTDGPRMVKTPTYWVFDLYKPWQDATVIPVDIRSPWYDKDEFAIPAVSASAVRDTSGQVHVALANADPDKPETVSVKLAGVTAGGVTGQIITAPDMHAFNSFDRPDTVRPAAFDGARIAGDTLTVTLPAKSVVVLGLR, encoded by the coding sequence ATGCTCGATCGCCTGTCGCGCCGCGTCGCGGGGTTCATGCTGGGGTGCGCGATGCCGCTCGCCGCGATGGCGCAGGCGCCTGCCGCGACCGTGACGCTCCACGCCGATCAGCCCGGCCCGCGTTACGACCGGCAGATTTTCGGCCAGTTCGCCGAGCATCTCGGCCATGGCATCTATGGCGGCGTCTGGGTGGGGAAGGGATCGCCGATCCCCAACATCGACGGCTATCGCAAGGACGTGATCGACGCGCTCCGGGAGATCAAGGTGCCGGTGGTGCGCTGGCCCGGCGGCTGCTTCGCCGACGAATATCACTGGCGCGACGGCATCGGCCCGGCCAAGGCGCGCAAGGTCAGCATCAACACCCATTGGGGCGGCGTGACAGAGCCAAACAGCTTCGGCACGCACGAATATATGGGTTTCATGGATCTGCTCGGCGCGCAGGCCTATGTCGCGGGCAATGTCGGTGATGCCAGCCCCGCCGAAATGGCCGAGTGGGTCGAGTACATGACCTCGCCGACCGGATCGACGCTGGCGAAGGAGCGCGCCGCGAACGGCCATCCGGCGCCGTGGAAGGTCCCCTATTTCGGCATCGGCAACGAATTGTGGGGCTGCGGCGGCAACATGCGGCCCGAATATGCCGCCGACGTGACGCGCCGCTATGCCACCTTCGTCAAGGCGCCGGCCGACCAGAAGATCATGAAGATCGCCAGCGGCCCCAACATCGACGATTATCACTGGACCGACGTGATGATGCGCGAGACCGGCAAGATGATCGACGGCATCTCGCTCCATTACTACACCTTCCCCGGCAGCTGGGAGGACAAGGGATCGGCGACGCAGTTCGACGAACACGCCTGGGCCTCGACCCTCGCCCACACCTGGAAGATGGACGAGCTGCTGACCAAGCATTCCGAGATCATGGACAAATATGATCCAGCAAAGCGGGTGTGGCTGGTCGTCGACGAATGGGGCACTTGGTACGATGTCGAGCCGGGCACCAACCCCGGCTTCCTCTACCAGCAGAACACGCTGCGCGATGCGCTGGTGGCGGCGATCAACCTCAACATCTTCGCCAAGCACGCCGATCGCGTGAAGATGACCTCGATCGCGCAGATGGTGAACGTGCTGCAGGCGATGCTGCTCACCGACGGGCCGCGCATGGTGAAGACGCCGACCTACTGGGTGTTCGATCTCTACAAGCCCTGGCAGGACGCGACGGTGATCCCGGTCGATATCCGCTCGCCCTGGTACGACAAGGACGAGTTCGCGATTCCGGCGGTGAGCGCGTCGGCGGTGCGCGACACGAGCGGGCAGGTGCATGTCGCGCTCGCCAATGCCGATCCGGACAAGCCCGAGACGGTGAGCGTGAAGCTGGCGGGCGTGACGGCGGGTGGCGTGACCGGCCAGATCATCACCGCGCCGGACATGCACGCCTTCAACAGCTTCGATCGCCCGGACACGGTGCGCCCGGCGGCGTTCGACGGCGCGCGGATCGCGGGCGACACGCTGACGGTGACGCTGCCGGCGAAATCGGTGGTGGTGCTGGGGCTGCGCTGA